One Micromonospora sp. FIMYZ51 genomic window carries:
- a CDS encoding ThuA domain-containing protein, with protein sequence MRKLLRPGLGAATAVLAVLAATTTATTPASAADAPYDVLVFSKTAGFRHDSIAVGTQAIRDLGAANNFTVTATEDATRFTTGNLAQYEAVIFLNTTGDVLNASQQTAFESYIAAGGGYVGVHSAADTEYGWSFYGNLVGAYFRSHPAIQQAQVRVENRAHAATAHLPQTWTRTDEWYDFQASARPGARILANLNESSYSGGVMGADHPIAWCKTYAGGRSFYTGAGHTQASYAESAFRAHLLGGIRYAAGRTKADCRPETGYTTLYNGSTTGWSQAGPGSFSNSDATLSSVGGMGLFWYSAKQFTNYSLKLDWRVAGDDNSGVFIGFPPSSDPNSAINNGYEVQIDPTDTVDKTTGAIYGFKAADIAARDAALNPAGEWNTYELLVEGERLQVFLNGVKINDFTNTDPVRSLAGHIGIQNHGTGDDVSFRNIRIKELGGTNPPPSGERTGRITGLAGKCLDVRNGSSADGTQVQIWTCNGGAAQTWTVTPNSTIRALGKCLDVNGAGSADGTKIQLWTCNGGGAQVWSAQSNGTLRNPNSGKCLDVSNNSSADGQAVHLWTCHSNANQRWVLP encoded by the coding sequence ATGCGCAAACTCCTCCGACCCGGCCTCGGCGCGGCCACCGCAGTCCTCGCCGTGCTGGCCGCCACCACCACCGCAACCACCCCCGCCAGTGCCGCCGACGCCCCGTACGACGTGCTGGTCTTCTCCAAGACGGCCGGCTTCCGGCACGACTCCATCGCCGTCGGCACCCAGGCCATTCGTGACCTGGGCGCGGCGAACAACTTCACCGTCACCGCCACCGAGGACGCCACCCGCTTCACCACCGGCAACCTCGCCCAGTACGAGGCGGTGATCTTCCTCAACACCACCGGCGACGTGCTCAACGCCAGCCAGCAGACCGCCTTCGAGTCGTACATCGCCGCCGGCGGCGGCTACGTCGGCGTGCACTCCGCCGCCGACACCGAGTACGGCTGGTCCTTCTACGGCAACCTGGTCGGCGCGTACTTCCGCTCGCACCCGGCCATCCAGCAGGCCCAGGTCCGGGTGGAGAACCGGGCCCACGCGGCCACCGCCCACCTGCCGCAGACCTGGACCCGCACCGACGAGTGGTACGACTTCCAGGCCAGCGCCCGCCCCGGTGCCCGCATCCTGGCCAACCTCAACGAATCGTCGTACTCCGGCGGCGTGATGGGCGCCGACCACCCGATCGCCTGGTGCAAGACGTACGCGGGTGGGCGCTCCTTCTACACCGGCGCCGGCCACACCCAGGCCTCGTACGCGGAGTCGGCCTTCCGGGCGCACCTGCTCGGCGGCATCCGGTACGCGGCCGGCCGCACCAAGGCCGACTGCCGCCCGGAGACCGGCTACACCACCCTCTACAACGGCTCGACCACCGGTTGGTCCCAGGCCGGGCCGGGCAGCTTCAGCAACTCCGACGCCACCCTGTCCTCGGTCGGCGGCATGGGGCTGTTCTGGTACAGCGCCAAGCAGTTCACCAACTACTCGCTGAAGCTGGACTGGCGGGTGGCCGGGGACGACAACTCCGGGGTCTTCATCGGCTTCCCGCCGTCGAGCGACCCGAACTCGGCGATCAACAACGGCTACGAGGTGCAGATCGACCCCACCGACACGGTGGACAAGACCACCGGTGCGATCTACGGCTTCAAGGCCGCCGACATCGCCGCGCGAGACGCCGCGCTGAACCCGGCGGGGGAGTGGAACACCTACGAACTGCTGGTGGAGGGGGAGCGGCTCCAGGTCTTCCTGAACGGCGTGAAGATCAATGACTTCACCAACACCGACCCGGTACGCTCGCTCGCCGGCCACATCGGCATCCAGAACCACGGCACTGGCGACGACGTGTCGTTCCGCAACATCCGGATCAAGGAACTGGGCGGGACCAATCCGCCGCCGAGTGGTGAGCGGACGGGTCGGATCACCGGGTTGGCGGGTAAGTGTCTGGATGTGCGTAATGGTTCGTCGGCGGATGGTACGCAGGTCCAGATCTGGACGTGCAACGGTGGTGCGGCGCAGACGTGGACGGTGACGCCGAACTCGACGATCCGGGCGTTGGGTAAGTGCCTGGATGTCAATGGTGCGGGGTCGGCGGATGGTACGAAGATCCAGTTGTGGACGTGCAACGGTGGTGGTGCGCAGGTGTGGTCGGCGCAGTCGAACGGCACGTTGCGTAACCCGAATTCGGGCAAGTGCCTCGACGTGTCGAACAACAGCTCGGCCGACGGTCAGGCCGTGCACCTGTGGACCTGTCACAGCAACGCCAACCAGCGCTGGGTCCTTCCCTAG
- a CDS encoding ricin-type beta-trefoil lectin domain protein produces the protein MSTLDSFPRRAARRCSAGSALLLVATAGTVALATGPAPLGGPAPAQAHPIVASDFQQVTLAKGVAEVGEPMTLAVLPDRSVLHTARNGTVRRTDAAGNTSVIGNIPVYTHDEDGLQGIGVDPNFASNRHIFLYYAPPLATPGGDAPATGSNWSAWQGVNRLSRFTLNSDFTINQSSKIDILDVAADRGNCCHAGGDIDFDAAGNLYLSTGDDTNPFSSSGYSPLDERTDRNPAYDAQRSAANTNDLRGKILRIKVNANGTYSIPAGNLFAPGTARTRPEIYAMGLRNPFRMSVDKATGVIYVGDYGPDAGSTTNRGPSGQVEFNRITEPGFYGWPYCTGTNTANETYSEWNFANNTAGPKYNCTGGATNNSFRNTGLTTLPPAKPAWIRYAGDAGSPPEFGGGSESPMAGPVYRYNAALNSATKWPQSFDGQFFATEFGRGWIKPIHVNANGSIAGIDASFPWNGKQVMDSAFGPDGALYVLDYGTGYYNGDHNSALYRYDYVGAGNRAPTAVASADRTSGVAPLTVNFSSAGSSDPEGGALTYSWAFGDGTTSTAANPSKTYTANGNYTATLTVRDPQGATGTASVRIGVGNTAPTVTITSPGNGQLFSFGDTVPFSITVTDPEDGTIDCTKVKMTYVLGHDSHGHQITSQNGCSGSIAVPVDGEHDDAANIFGIFDAEYTDAGGLTTHTQHTLQPRKRQAEHFKSASGVDAFDKPTAEGGKTVGNINNGDWIAFEPYRLGNVTSFSARVSSAGSGGTLQVRAGSATGTVLGSATVPVTGAWDTFTTVTGSITNPPTGTTTLYLTFAGSGTGHLYDLDSFALSTGTNPPPSGERTGRITGLAGKCLDVRNGSSADGTQVQIWTCNGGAGQTWTVTPNSTIRALGKCLDVNGAGSADGTKIQLWTCNGGGAQVWSAQSNGTLRNPNSGKCLDVSNNSSADGQAVHLWTCHTDANQRWVLP, from the coding sequence ATGTCCACATTAGACAGTTTCCCTCGCCGCGCCGCGCGGCGGTGCTCCGCCGGCTCGGCGTTACTGCTTGTCGCCACGGCCGGCACGGTAGCCCTCGCCACCGGCCCGGCCCCGCTCGGCGGCCCGGCCCCGGCGCAGGCCCATCCCATCGTCGCCAGCGACTTCCAGCAGGTCACCCTCGCCAAGGGGGTCGCCGAGGTCGGTGAGCCGATGACCCTCGCGGTGCTGCCGGACCGCTCGGTCCTGCACACCGCCCGCAACGGCACCGTGCGCCGCACCGACGCGGCCGGCAACACCTCGGTGATCGGCAACATCCCGGTCTACACCCACGACGAGGACGGCTTGCAGGGCATCGGGGTCGACCCGAACTTCGCCAGCAACCGGCACATCTTCCTCTACTACGCCCCGCCGCTGGCCACCCCCGGCGGTGACGCGCCGGCCACCGGCTCCAACTGGTCCGCCTGGCAGGGCGTCAACCGGCTGTCCCGGTTCACCCTGAACTCCGACTTCACCATCAACCAGTCCAGCAAGATCGACATCCTGGACGTGGCCGCCGACCGGGGCAACTGTTGCCACGCCGGTGGCGACATCGACTTCGACGCGGCCGGCAACCTGTACCTCTCCACCGGCGACGACACCAACCCCTTCTCCTCCAGCGGATACTCGCCGCTCGACGAGCGGACCGACCGCAACCCGGCGTACGACGCACAGCGCAGCGCGGCAAACACCAACGACCTGCGTGGCAAGATCCTCCGGATCAAGGTCAACGCCAACGGGACGTACTCGATCCCGGCCGGCAACCTGTTCGCCCCCGGCACCGCCCGGACCCGGCCGGAGATCTACGCGATGGGCCTGCGCAACCCGTTCCGGATGAGCGTCGACAAGGCCACCGGCGTCATCTACGTCGGCGACTACGGCCCGGACGCGGGCAGCACGACCAACCGTGGCCCCAGCGGCCAGGTGGAGTTCAACCGGATCACCGAGCCCGGCTTCTACGGCTGGCCGTACTGCACCGGCACCAACACCGCGAACGAGACGTACTCCGAGTGGAACTTCGCCAACAACACCGCCGGGCCGAAGTACAACTGCACCGGCGGCGCGACGAACAACTCGTTCCGCAACACCGGCCTGACCACGCTGCCGCCCGCCAAACCGGCCTGGATCCGGTACGCCGGCGACGCGGGCAGCCCGCCGGAGTTCGGCGGCGGCTCCGAGTCGCCGATGGCCGGCCCGGTCTACCGGTACAACGCCGCCCTGAACTCGGCCACCAAGTGGCCGCAGAGCTTCGACGGGCAGTTCTTCGCCACCGAGTTCGGCCGGGGCTGGATCAAGCCGATCCACGTCAACGCGAACGGCTCGATCGCCGGCATCGACGCCTCCTTCCCGTGGAACGGCAAGCAGGTGATGGACTCGGCGTTCGGCCCGGACGGGGCGCTCTACGTGCTGGACTACGGCACGGGTTACTACAACGGCGACCACAACTCGGCCCTGTACCGCTACGACTACGTCGGCGCCGGCAACCGGGCACCGACCGCGGTGGCCTCGGCCGACAGGACCTCCGGCGTCGCCCCGTTGACCGTGAACTTCTCCTCGGCCGGGTCGTCGGACCCGGAGGGTGGGGCGTTGACCTATTCCTGGGCGTTCGGCGACGGCACCACCTCGACGGCGGCGAACCCGAGCAAGACCTACACCGCGAACGGCAACTACACGGCCACGCTGACCGTACGCGACCCGCAGGGCGCCACCGGCACGGCGAGCGTCCGGATCGGGGTCGGCAACACCGCCCCGACGGTCACCATCACCAGCCCCGGCAACGGCCAACTGTTCAGCTTCGGCGACACCGTGCCGTTCAGCATCACGGTGACCGACCCGGAGGACGGCACCATCGACTGCACCAAGGTCAAGATGACCTACGTGCTGGGCCACGACAGTCACGGCCACCAGATCACCTCGCAGAACGGCTGCTCCGGCTCGATCGCCGTACCGGTCGACGGTGAGCACGACGACGCCGCCAACATCTTCGGCATCTTCGACGCCGAGTACACCGACGCCGGTGGCCTGACCACGCACACCCAGCACACCCTCCAGCCGCGCAAGCGGCAGGCGGAGCACTTCAAGAGCGCCTCCGGGGTCGACGCCTTCGACAAGCCGACCGCCGAGGGCGGCAAGACCGTCGGCAACATCAACAACGGCGACTGGATCGCGTTCGAGCCGTACCGGCTCGGCAACGTGACCTCGTTCAGCGCCCGGGTCTCCTCGGCCGGCTCCGGCGGCACCCTCCAGGTGCGGGCCGGCTCGGCCACCGGCACCGTGCTCGGCTCGGCGACCGTCCCGGTCACCGGCGCCTGGGACACCTTCACCACGGTCACCGGCAGCATCACCAACCCACCCACCGGCACCACCACGCTCTACCTGACCTTCGCCGGCTCCGGCACCGGCCACCTCTACGACCTGGACTCGTTCGCCCTCAGCACCGGGACCAATCCGCCGCCGAGTGGTGAGCGGACGGGTCGGATCACCGGGTTGGCGGGTAAGTGTCTGGATGTGCGTAATGGTTCGTCGGCGGATGGTACGCAGGTCCAGATCTGGACGTGCAACGGTGGTGCGGGGCAGACGTGGACGGTGACGCCGAACTCGACGATCCGGGCGTTGGGTAAGTGCCTGGATGTCAATGGTGCGGGGTCGGCGGATGGTACGAAGATCCAGTTGTGGACGTGCAACGGTGGTGGTGCGCAGGTGTGGTCGGCGCAGTCGAACGGCACGTTGCGTAACCCGAATTCGGGCAAGTGCCTCGACGTGTCGAACAACAGCTCGGCCGATGGTCAGGCCGTGCACCTGTGGACCTGCCACACCGACGCCAACCAGCGCTGGGTCCTTCCGTAA
- a CDS encoding polyprenyl synthetase family protein produces the protein MTVTAVPTDAGELRARFDAELTAFLGRQDPDWPDGAPRGVFTTLHRFVLTGGKRLRPLFCYWGWRGAGGPDGTPIVTAAAALELFHAFALIHDDILDGSDRRRGEPSVHRIFADLHARSSWRGDPEAYGRNTALLCGDLCAAWADQMFHECGLSTEAVHRGYAVFALMRTEVIAGEYLDLVSGVGDGSVASALTVIRMKGARYTVTRPLQIGAALAGAPAALTDALAEFGDPLGDAFQLRDDVLGVFGDPAVTGKSVLDDLREGKPTVMMALARDAADRSQSARLRELFGNPDLDPAGAAELRKIIEDTGARTKIEQMIQVRAAAALAVLERLELVEESRTALAALAAQATDRQR, from the coding sequence ATGACCGTCACGGCGGTGCCGACCGACGCGGGTGAACTGCGGGCCCGGTTCGACGCCGAGCTGACCGCCTTCCTCGGCCGGCAGGACCCGGACTGGCCGGACGGCGCGCCACGTGGCGTCTTCACCACACTGCACCGGTTCGTGCTGACCGGCGGCAAGCGGCTGCGTCCGCTCTTCTGCTACTGGGGCTGGCGGGGCGCGGGCGGCCCGGACGGCACCCCGATCGTGACCGCCGCCGCCGCGTTGGAGCTGTTCCACGCCTTCGCGCTGATCCACGACGACATCCTGGACGGCAGTGACCGCCGCCGAGGAGAGCCCTCGGTGCACCGGATCTTCGCCGATCTGCACGCCCGCTCGTCCTGGCGGGGCGACCCCGAGGCGTACGGGCGCAACACCGCCCTGCTCTGCGGCGATCTCTGCGCCGCGTGGGCCGACCAGATGTTCCACGAGTGCGGACTGAGCACCGAGGCGGTGCATCGCGGATACGCCGTCTTCGCGCTGATGCGCACCGAGGTGATCGCGGGGGAGTACCTCGACCTGGTCTCCGGGGTGGGGGACGGCTCGGTCGCCAGCGCGCTCACCGTGATCCGGATGAAGGGTGCGCGGTACACCGTCACCCGGCCGTTGCAGATCGGCGCCGCGCTGGCCGGGGCGCCGGCCGCGCTTACCGACGCGCTTGCCGAGTTCGGTGACCCGCTCGGGGACGCCTTCCAGCTCCGCGACGACGTTCTCGGGGTCTTCGGCGACCCGGCGGTCACCGGCAAGTCCGTCCTGGACGACCTGCGCGAGGGCAAGCCGACGGTGATGATGGCGCTGGCCCGCGATGCCGCCGACCGGAGCCAGAGCGCGCGGCTGCGGGAGTTGTTCGGCAATCCCGACCTGGACCCGGCGGGTGCCGCCGAACTGCGGAAGATCATCGAGGACACCGGGGCCCGGACGAAGATCGAGCAGATGATCCAGGTCCGGGCTGCCGCCGCCCTGGCCGTGCTGGAGCGCCTTGAGCTGGTCGAGGAGAGCCGCACGGCGCTGGCCGCGCTGGCCGCCCAGGCCACCGACCGGCAACGCTGA
- a CDS encoding nucleotide pyrophosphatase/phosphodiesterase family protein — MGRQLVVLDVVGLTPRLLAHMPRLRAVADTGFRAELGTVLPAVTCSVQSTFLTGGRPADHGIVGNGWYFRDLGEVLLWRQHNALVGGEKLWQAARRVRPDYTVANVCWWYAMGADVDWTVTPRPVYHADGRKDPDCYTDPPQLHDSLTAALGTFPLFNYWGPGAGLASSRWICQAAQRILAEQSPDLTLVYVPHLDYDLQRFGASAPQAAAAAAELDGVLAPLLDAARERDATVVVLSEYGITDVSRPIDVNRLLRAEGLLRVHTQAGMEYLDPWTSRAFAVADHQIAHVYVRDPADVPAVAKLCAGLPGVAEVLDAAGKATYGLDHPRAGELVLVAEPDAWFTYYYWLDDVRAPDFARLVEIHRKPGYDPAELLFDPAAPGAAKRRAAVALARKKLGMRYLMSVVGLDAGARAVRGSHGRLPADPADGPVLLCSDASVARDRIAATEVKGLLLELAGLAAS, encoded by the coding sequence ATGGGTCGACAGCTGGTGGTGCTGGACGTGGTGGGACTGACCCCGCGCCTGCTGGCGCACATGCCCCGGCTGCGCGCGGTGGCCGACACCGGCTTCCGCGCCGAGCTGGGCACGGTGCTGCCGGCGGTGACCTGCTCGGTGCAGTCGACATTCCTCACCGGGGGCCGCCCCGCCGACCACGGGATCGTCGGCAACGGGTGGTACTTCCGCGACCTCGGCGAGGTGCTGCTCTGGCGGCAGCACAACGCGCTTGTCGGCGGGGAGAAGCTGTGGCAGGCGGCGCGCCGGGTCCGGCCGGACTACACGGTGGCGAACGTCTGCTGGTGGTACGCGATGGGCGCGGACGTGGACTGGACCGTCACCCCGCGCCCGGTGTACCACGCCGACGGGCGCAAGGACCCGGACTGCTACACCGACCCGCCGCAGTTGCACGACTCGCTCACCGCGGCGCTTGGCACCTTTCCGCTCTTCAACTACTGGGGGCCGGGGGCCGGGCTGGCCTCGTCCCGGTGGATCTGCCAGGCAGCGCAGCGGATCCTCGCCGAGCAGTCACCCGACCTGACCCTGGTCTACGTCCCGCACCTGGACTACGACCTGCAACGCTTCGGCGCGTCCGCGCCGCAGGCCGCCGCCGCGGCGGCCGAGTTGGACGGCGTGCTCGCCCCGCTGCTGGACGCCGCGCGGGAGCGGGACGCGACGGTGGTGGTGCTCTCCGAGTACGGCATCACCGACGTCTCCCGGCCGATCGACGTGAACCGGCTGCTGCGCGCCGAAGGGCTGCTGCGGGTGCACACCCAGGCCGGCATGGAGTACCTCGACCCGTGGACCTCCCGGGCGTTCGCGGTCGCCGACCACCAGATCGCCCACGTGTACGTGCGCGATCCGGCGGACGTACCGGCGGTGGCGAAGCTCTGCGCCGGGCTGCCCGGGGTGGCCGAGGTGCTCGACGCCGCCGGCAAGGCGACCTACGGGCTGGACCACCCGCGCGCCGGTGAGCTGGTGCTGGTGGCGGAGCCGGACGCCTGGTTCACGTACTACTACTGGTTGGACGACGTCCGGGCGCCCGACTTCGCCCGGCTGGTCGAGATCCACCGCAAACCTGGCTACGACCCGGCGGAGCTGCTCTTCGACCCGGCCGCTCCCGGTGCGGCGAAGCGCCGCGCCGCCGTCGCGCTGGCGCGCAAGAAGCTGGGCATGCGGTACCTGATGAGCGTGGTCGGGCTGGACGCCGGGGCACGGGCGGTGCGCGGGTCGCACGGGCGGCTGCCGGCCGACCCGGCCGACGGGCCGGTGCTGCTCTGCTCCGACGCCTCGGTGGCCCGGGACCGGATAGCGGCCACGGAGGTGAAGGGGCTGCTGCTGGAGCTGGCCGGGTTGGCGGCGTCATGA
- the eboE gene encoding metabolite traffic protein EboE gives MRLRHPSGRTVHLGYCTNVHPAEDLTGILGQLDRYAVPVRAALGSDLLGLGLWLAAPVAAELAADPHARRRLRTELSVRGLEVVTLNGFPYASFQAPVVKGAVYHPDWTTDDRLRYTLDLARVLADLLPPDAARGSVSTLPLAWRTPWDATRADAARRRLDQLAAGLADVQRETGRPVRVGFEPEPGCVVESTTQAATLLSAVDTEWLGVCLDLAHLACAWEEPTAALARLAAAGLPVVKVQVSAALEAADPTGDAAALRRWVEPRFLHQTRTADCAAASDRAAATGSPVGSTVTGSAGGGPGSAGGGPGSADPADPAWAADDLDAALDAALPGPWRVHYHVPLHAPPEPPLGSTLPVLRTALAALLAGPDVGCDHLDVETYTWGVLPAARRPQTDAELAAGIAAELAFARDELVALGLTLHRSEVAA, from the coding sequence ATGCGGCTGCGGCACCCGAGTGGGCGCACGGTGCACCTCGGCTACTGCACGAACGTGCACCCGGCCGAGGATCTCACCGGCATCCTCGGTCAGCTCGACAGGTACGCGGTGCCGGTCCGCGCGGCGCTCGGCAGCGACCTGCTCGGCCTGGGCCTGTGGCTGGCCGCCCCGGTCGCCGCCGAGCTGGCCGCCGATCCGCACGCCCGCCGCCGGTTGCGCACCGAGCTGTCGGTACGCGGCCTGGAGGTGGTCACCCTCAACGGCTTCCCGTATGCGTCCTTCCAGGCGCCGGTGGTGAAGGGCGCGGTGTACCACCCGGACTGGACCACCGACGATCGGCTCCGGTACACCCTGGACCTGGCCCGGGTGCTCGCCGACCTGCTGCCGCCCGACGCTGCCCGGGGCTCGGTCTCCACCCTGCCGCTGGCCTGGCGGACGCCCTGGGACGCGACCCGGGCCGACGCCGCCCGACGCCGCCTCGACCAGCTCGCCGCCGGGCTCGCCGACGTGCAGCGGGAGACCGGCCGGCCGGTCCGGGTCGGTTTCGAGCCGGAGCCCGGCTGCGTGGTGGAGAGCACCACGCAGGCCGCGACCCTACTGTCCGCTGTGGACACCGAGTGGCTCGGGGTCTGCCTGGACCTGGCCCATCTCGCCTGCGCCTGGGAGGAACCCACCGCGGCCCTGGCCCGGCTGGCGGCGGCCGGTCTGCCGGTGGTGAAGGTGCAGGTCTCCGCCGCGCTGGAGGCGGCCGACCCGACCGGCGACGCCGCCGCGCTGCGCCGCTGGGTCGAGCCACGGTTCCTGCACCAGACCCGCACCGCCGACTGTGCCGCCGCATCCGACCGTGCCGCCGCAACCGGCTCGCCCGTCGGGAGCACGGTGACCGGCTCGGCCGGCGGTGGTCCGGGTTCGGCCGGCGGTGGCCCCGGCTCGGCGGATCCGGCGGACCCGGCCTGGGCCGCCGACGACCTGGACGCGGCGCTCGACGCGGCGCTGCCGGGCCCGTGGCGGGTGCACTACCACGTGCCGCTGCACGCCCCACCCGAGCCGCCGCTGGGCTCGACCCTGCCGGTGCTGCGTACCGCGCTGGCCGCGTTGCTCGCCGGCCCGGACGTCGGCTGTGATCACCTCGACGTCGAGACGTACACCTGGGGGGTGCTGCCGGCCGCGCGGCGCCCGCAGACCGACGCGGAGCTGGCCGCCGGGATCGCCGCGGAGCTGGCCTTCGCCCGAGACGAGCTGGTCGCCCTCGGGCTGACCCTTCACCGAAGCGAGGTGGCGGCCTGA
- a CDS encoding TatD family hydrolase has translation MRIFDPHIHMTSRTTDDYERMAAAGVRAVVEPAFWLGQPRTNVGSFTDYFDSLVGWEPFRAGQFGVRHHATVALNPKEANDPRCRPVLDVLPRYLDKDGVVAVGEIGYDSMTPEEDAAFAAQLALAVAHDLPALVHTPHRDKARGVERSLAVVAESGIEPGRVVLDHLNEVTVKLVRDTGCWLGFSIYPDTKMSPPRMVEVLKAYGPERVLVNSAADWGRSDPLLTRATGEAMRLAGFTEDDVDRVLWRNPVEFYGQSGRLDLSDIEAPEATFAGNSILRGGS, from the coding sequence ATGCGCATCTTCGACCCGCACATCCACATGACGTCCCGGACCACCGACGACTACGAGCGGATGGCCGCCGCGGGGGTGCGGGCGGTGGTGGAACCCGCGTTCTGGCTCGGCCAGCCGCGTACGAACGTCGGGTCGTTCACCGATTACTTCGACTCCCTGGTCGGCTGGGAGCCGTTCCGGGCCGGCCAGTTCGGGGTACGCCACCACGCCACCGTCGCGCTCAACCCGAAGGAGGCCAACGACCCGCGCTGCCGGCCGGTGCTCGACGTGCTGCCCCGCTACCTGGACAAGGACGGCGTGGTCGCGGTCGGCGAGATCGGGTACGACTCGATGACGCCCGAGGAGGACGCCGCCTTCGCCGCCCAGCTGGCCCTGGCCGTGGCGCACGACCTGCCGGCGCTTGTGCACACCCCGCACCGGGACAAGGCCCGTGGCGTCGAGCGCAGCCTCGCCGTGGTCGCCGAGTCCGGCATCGAACCGGGCCGGGTGGTGCTCGACCACCTCAACGAGGTGACCGTCAAACTGGTCCGGGACACCGGCTGCTGGCTCGGCTTCTCCATCTACCCGGACACCAAGATGTCGCCGCCCCGGATGGTCGAGGTGCTCAAGGCGTACGGGCCCGAACGGGTCCTGGTCAACTCGGCCGCCGACTGGGGCCGCTCGGACCCGCTGCTGACCCGGGCCACCGGCGAGGCGATGCGGCTCGCCGGGTTCACCGAGGACGACGTCGACCGGGTGCTCTGGCGCAACCCGGTCGAGTTCTACGGGCAGTCCGGCCGGCTCGACCTGAGCGACATCGAGGCACCGGAGGCGACCTTCGCCGGCAACTCGATCCTGCGCGGCGGCAGCTGA
- a CDS encoding EboA domain-containing protein gives MSTPNELRAALRDVPDPDWLAAALRGVATQPAAIARFFPAVGRCCGRAELPDLPGWTADEAARALLLATLPSGHAEWVETLYRTGDAAEKRAVLKALPLLPVGAAGLPLLHDALRTNDTRLVAAALGPYAEHLDAPAWRQAVLKCVFTGVPLAVVADLDARADGELAAMLAALAAERRAAGRTMPADATELLDRLTITDPPGRLVATGQPHPREA, from the coding sequence GTGAGCACACCGAACGAGCTGCGGGCGGCCCTGCGGGACGTACCCGATCCGGACTGGCTGGCGGCGGCGCTGCGCGGCGTCGCGACGCAGCCGGCGGCGATCGCCCGGTTCTTTCCGGCCGTCGGACGCTGCTGCGGGCGGGCCGAGCTGCCCGACCTGCCGGGCTGGACCGCCGACGAGGCGGCCCGCGCGTTGCTGCTGGCCACCCTGCCGAGCGGGCACGCGGAATGGGTCGAGACGCTCTACCGCACCGGGGACGCGGCCGAGAAGCGGGCCGTGCTCAAGGCGCTGCCGCTGCTGCCGGTCGGCGCGGCCGGCTTGCCGCTGCTGCACGACGCGCTGCGTACCAACGACACCCGGCTGGTCGCCGCCGCCCTCGGCCCGTACGCGGAGCACCTGGACGCACCGGCCTGGCGGCAGGCCGTGCTCAAGTGCGTCTTCACCGGCGTACCGCTGGCCGTGGTGGCCGACCTCGACGCCCGCGCCGACGGGGAACTGGCGGCGATGCTCGCCGCGCTCGCCGCCGAGCGGCGGGCCGCTGGCCGGACCATGCCCGCCGACGCCACCGAGTTGCTGGACCGGCTGACCATCACCGATCCGCCGGGCCGGCTGGTCGCCACCGGCCAACCGCACCCCAGGGAGGCGTGA
- a CDS encoding sugar phosphate isomerase/epimerase family protein — MTAASTAAPGAGAGGLRFGYGTNGFANHRLDDALAVIAELGYAGVALTLDHDHLDPFAPGLARRVAAVGRRLAALDLAVVIETGARYLLDPWHKHAPTLLHDDPARRVEFLRRAVAIGADLGAEAVSYWAGVRPEEVPRAVAWDRLLAGSATVVAAADAAGVRLGFEPEPGMLVEDIAGWHRLYADLGRPAAFGITLDIGHCRCLEPAPVPECVREVGAHLVNVQIDDMRRGVHEHLEFGTGEIDFPPVLAALREVGYRGLVAVELPRHSHAAPAVAAHSLDFLRAASAGGAPLTAAQEGRRR; from the coding sequence ATGACCGCCGCCAGCACCGCAGCCCCCGGCGCGGGGGCCGGCGGCCTGCGGTTCGGGTACGGCACCAACGGCTTCGCCAACCACCGCCTCGACGACGCGCTGGCGGTCATCGCCGAACTCGGCTACGCCGGTGTCGCGTTGACCCTGGACCACGACCACCTCGACCCGTTCGCGCCGGGGCTGGCCCGCCGGGTCGCCGCCGTGGGTCGCCGGCTGGCCGCGCTCGACCTGGCGGTGGTGATCGAGACCGGGGCCCGCTACCTGCTCGACCCGTGGCACAAGCACGCCCCGACGCTGCTGCACGACGATCCCGCCCGCCGGGTGGAGTTCCTGCGTCGCGCGGTGGCGATCGGCGCGGACCTCGGCGCCGAGGCGGTCTCCTACTGGGCCGGGGTACGACCCGAGGAGGTCCCGCGGGCCGTCGCCTGGGACCGCCTGCTGGCCGGCTCCGCCACCGTGGTGGCGGCGGCCGACGCCGCCGGTGTGCGGCTGGGCTTCGAGCCCGAACCGGGAATGCTCGTCGAGGACATCGCGGGCTGGCACCGGCTGTACGCGGACCTGGGGCGCCCGGCGGCGTTCGGCATCACCCTCGACATCGGGCACTGTCGTTGCCTGGAGCCTGCGCCGGTGCCCGAGTGCGTCCGCGAGGTCGGCGCCCACCTGGTAAACGTGCAGATCGACGACATGCGGCGGGGCGTGCACGAGCACCTGGAGTTCGGCACCGGCGAGATCGACTTCCCGCCGGTGCTCGCCGCGCTGCGCGAGGTCGGCTACCGGGGTCTGGTCGCCGTCGAACTGCCCCGGCACTCGCACGCCGCCCCGGCCGTGGCCGCCCACTCGCTTGATTTCCTGCGCGCCGCGTCCGCTGGTGGCGCACCACTGACGGCAGCACAGGAAGGGCGGAGACGGTGA